Proteins encoded by one window of Shewanella avicenniae:
- a CDS encoding Lrp/AsnC family transcriptional regulator, with the protein MDKFDQAIIAALRQNARSSVSTIADEVGLSRSAVSERIKKLEQTGVIRGYQVMLSESQKDGVSAYFEIQHQCKSCAEIAHLFRALPEVLTCHGISGEMDLLVFVKTPTMQRLHQIREQIDAHPAISKIKTHVVMSEWIV; encoded by the coding sequence ATGGATAAATTTGATCAAGCGATTATTGCCGCGCTCCGCCAAAACGCGCGTAGCAGCGTTTCGACCATAGCGGACGAAGTGGGTTTGTCTCGCAGCGCCGTGTCGGAACGGATCAAAAAGTTGGAACAAACTGGCGTTATTCGTGGCTATCAAGTGATGTTGAGTGAATCGCAAAAAGACGGCGTCAGTGCCTATTTCGAGATCCAACACCAATGCAAGAGCTGCGCTGAAATCGCCCATCTATTCCGCGCCTTGCCAGAAGTACTCACCTGTCATGGCATTTCTGGCGAGATGGATTTATTGGTGTTTGTCAAAACCCCAACCATGCAGCGGCTTCATCAAATTCGCGAGCAGATCGACGCCCATCCTGCCATTAGCAAAATCAAAACCCATGTGGTGATGAGCGAGTGGATTGTTTAA
- the moeA gene encoding molybdopterin molybdotransferase MoeA: MSKPQDPCAQPTLLHPDEALPKLLQQVTPIEDTEAVALADALGRVLAEDLTSSIEMPPFDNSGMDGYAYRFADLPEAGTLKLIGRSFAGHPFSGEFEPGSCIRIMTGAEVPAGYDTVQMQEYAQVDGDLITLDPCKQRGENVRLRAGELAMGQKVLTAGSLIRAAEMGVIATIGLPAVSVYRRVKVAFFSTGDELRPLGSELQPGQIYDSNRYAIKGLLERLGVEWIDLGVIKDDRESIRDAFREAAARADMVLTSGGVSVGEADFTKQVLDEEGKITFWKLAMKPGKPFAMGHIGNAIFCGLPGNPVSTMVTFYKLVLPILHKLQGMQAVTPLQLQATLTSAIGKKPGRVEYQRGILSRAADGSLSVCTTGSQDSSQLSSMHSANCFIVLEQMQGSVAAGSVVTVEPFTSVLC, from the coding sequence ATGTCCAAACCACAGGACCCTTGCGCTCAACCGACTTTGCTTCATCCAGATGAAGCCCTGCCAAAACTGTTACAACAAGTGACGCCGATTGAAGACACAGAAGCGGTGGCGCTGGCTGATGCTCTCGGTCGCGTACTGGCTGAAGATCTCACCAGCAGCATTGAAATGCCGCCGTTTGATAACTCAGGTATGGATGGTTACGCCTACCGCTTTGCTGATCTGCCTGAAGCGGGCACGTTAAAATTGATTGGCCGCTCGTTTGCAGGGCATCCGTTTAGCGGCGAATTTGAGCCGGGCAGTTGTATTCGCATCATGACTGGTGCTGAAGTGCCGGCAGGCTATGATACGGTGCAGATGCAGGAATATGCACAAGTTGACGGTGACCTCATCACCCTTGATCCCTGTAAGCAACGTGGTGAAAACGTGCGTCTTCGTGCCGGTGAATTGGCGATGGGTCAAAAAGTGCTGACCGCGGGCAGCTTGATCCGCGCCGCCGAAATGGGCGTTATCGCCACAATCGGTTTACCGGCGGTCAGTGTCTATCGTCGAGTTAAAGTGGCCTTTTTTAGCACCGGTGATGAGTTGCGGCCACTGGGCAGTGAGCTGCAACCGGGGCAGATTTATGATTCCAACCGCTATGCCATCAAAGGGCTATTAGAGCGTTTAGGTGTGGAGTGGATTGATCTCGGCGTGATTAAAGACGACCGCGAATCGATTCGTGATGCCTTCCGTGAAGCAGCAGCGCGGGCAGATATGGTGCTGACCTCGGGCGGCGTCTCTGTGGGGGAAGCCGACTTTACCAAGCAAGTGTTGGATGAAGAGGGCAAAATCACCTTCTGGAAGCTGGCGATGAAGCCGGGCAAACCGTTTGCAATGGGGCATATTGGTAACGCGATTTTCTGCGGCTTACCGGGTAACCCAGTGTCGACCATGGTGACTTTCTACAAATTGGTGTTGCCAATTCTGCATAAACTGCAAGGAATGCAGGCGGTAACGCCGTTGCAACTGCAAGCCACCCTCACCAGCGCCATTGGCAAAAAGCCTGGCCGTGTTGAATATCAACGGGGCATTTTAAGCCGCGCAGCGGACGGCAGTTTGAGTGTTTGTACCACAGGTTCACAAGACTCGTCGCAACTCAGTTCGATGCATTCTGCCAACTGCTTTATCGTATTGGAGCAGATGCAGGGCAGTGTTGCCGCAGGCAGTGTGGTGACGGTTGAACCCTTCACCTCCGTATTGTGTTAA
- a CDS encoding AraC family transcriptional regulator yields the protein MATETLAFTAHNDSAHTLANLIAQHSVDRHNIETPIDGLFLGRWSTPTPPVSYTHRSCICLIAQGSKQVVLGEQSYVYDPLHCLVSSVELPVVANIIEASEAKPYLGLSLDLDLAEISQLISAGEFSFNHNKQPHAGLSLGKISPALMDAFIRLVSLLNEPDSIKVLGPMIKREIYFRLLNSEQGARISQIVATESHSHQITHAINWLKRHYSQPLNIGELAADSGMSKSAFYTHFRAITSMTPLQFQKKLRLSEARRLMLTENLDAMSTSFQVGYESPSQFSREYRRQFGAPPLTDIRKLKESDAA from the coding sequence ATGGCAACTGAAACACTCGCATTTACTGCCCATAATGACAGTGCGCACACACTGGCAAACCTGATTGCGCAGCACAGCGTGGATCGGCACAACATTGAGACGCCAATTGATGGACTGTTTCTTGGCCGCTGGAGTACACCCACACCGCCAGTAAGTTATACCCACCGCTCTTGCATCTGTTTGATTGCCCAAGGCAGCAAGCAGGTGGTGCTCGGCGAACAAAGCTATGTGTATGATCCGCTGCATTGCTTGGTCTCGTCAGTCGAGTTACCCGTGGTGGCCAATATTATCGAGGCCAGTGAAGCGAAACCCTATTTGGGCTTGTCGCTCGATCTGGATCTGGCCGAGATTTCACAGCTGATCAGCGCTGGTGAATTTAGCTTTAATCACAATAAACAACCACATGCTGGCTTGTCGCTGGGCAAAATTTCCCCCGCGTTAATGGATGCCTTTATTCGCTTGGTGTCATTACTGAATGAACCCGACAGCATCAAGGTGCTTGGGCCGATGATTAAACGGGAAATCTATTTTCGGCTGTTGAACAGCGAGCAGGGCGCACGTATCAGTCAGATTGTGGCGACTGAAAGCCACAGCCATCAAATCACTCATGCGATTAACTGGCTCAAACGTCATTATTCACAACCGTTGAATATTGGCGAATTGGCGGCAGATTCCGGTATGAGCAAGTCGGCGTTTTATACCCACTTTCGCGCCATCACCTCGATGACACCGTTGCAGTTTCAGAAGAAGTTACGCCTCAGCGAAGCGCGGCGGTTGATGCTGACCGAAAACCTCGATGCGATGTCGACCAGTTTTCAGGTTGGCTATGAAAGCCCATCACAGTTCAGCCGTGAATATCGGCGTCAATTTGGTGCGCCGCCGCTGACCGATATTCGCAAACTTAAAGAAAGCGACGCGGCTTAA
- a CDS encoding tannase/feruloyl esterase family alpha/beta hydrolase — protein MKHKHLLLPFVVTPLCLAMWGCNDSDNDKTVEQKTLPVLTAAQPASIKSCEDLAEQFKFNETYITGATTVAAGEVSAGFNAPAHCLITGYMNPRKGRGVDDKGNIIEDADYQIGFEMRLPVDWNGRFYYQANGGMDGSVVPATGNFMTPNGSDATALHKGFAVISSDAGHSAAHGAAFGLDPQARRDYGYNAVAELTPMAKSLIEAAYGKAPDRSYFGGCSNGGRHTMVAATRYADLYDGFLVGDPGFHLPQAAVSQVLGIQKFLTLLDNVDESNVEGSLATAINRQELGAVSKAVLQQCDALDGAADGMVNAIEACQVAFDLQRDVPTCSGERDGTCLTTAQKDVLADFMAGPHNSAGEALYTNMQYDAGLGTNNVMAWFYGAAFHLSVPSVSSVFTTPPTWLNGTTAELYDYVTHFSADTDAATIYAEDGDYTEASMTFMPPVDPSDMGTLRDRGAKLIAVHGTSDPVFYAQDTINWYNDLQKANTNEAGEFARLYLVPGMNHCGYGPATDKFDALDKLVTWVEEGKAPEEIVASARENNAELPADWSTTRTRPLCPYPEIATYNGTGSIEDAASFSCKAAE, from the coding sequence ATGAAACACAAACATTTACTTTTGCCATTTGTTGTTACGCCATTATGTCTTGCTATGTGGGGCTGTAATGACAGCGATAATGACAAAACGGTTGAACAAAAAACTTTGCCAGTATTAACTGCGGCGCAACCTGCATCAATTAAAAGCTGTGAAGACCTAGCTGAGCAATTTAAATTCAATGAGACTTACATCACTGGCGCGACCACTGTAGCAGCTGGTGAAGTCTCTGCAGGCTTTAATGCGCCCGCTCACTGTTTAATCACAGGTTACATGAACCCTCGTAAAGGCCGTGGTGTTGATGACAAAGGCAACATCATTGAAGATGCAGACTACCAAATCGGGTTCGAAATGCGTCTGCCAGTGGATTGGAATGGCCGCTTCTATTACCAAGCCAACGGCGGTATGGACGGTTCAGTTGTGCCTGCAACCGGTAACTTTATGACCCCTAATGGCTCAGACGCTACCGCACTGCACAAAGGTTTTGCTGTTATCAGCTCTGACGCAGGTCACTCTGCAGCCCATGGTGCCGCTTTTGGTTTAGACCCTCAAGCACGCCGTGACTATGGCTACAACGCCGTTGCTGAACTGACACCAATGGCGAAATCGTTGATCGAAGCGGCTTATGGTAAGGCTCCCGATCGCTCTTACTTCGGTGGTTGCTCTAACGGTGGCCGTCACACTATGGTGGCCGCGACTCGTTATGCCGACCTATATGATGGTTTCTTAGTGGGTGACCCAGGTTTCCATCTGCCACAAGCGGCGGTATCGCAAGTGCTGGGTATTCAAAAATTCCTGACCCTGCTCGACAATGTAGATGAATCCAATGTTGAAGGTTCGTTGGCGACAGCCATCAACCGACAAGAATTGGGTGCGGTATCGAAAGCTGTTCTGCAACAATGTGATGCGTTAGATGGTGCAGCTGACGGCATGGTCAACGCGATTGAAGCGTGCCAAGTCGCCTTTGATTTGCAACGTGATGTACCAACCTGCAGCGGCGAACGTGATGGCACTTGCCTGACCACGGCTCAAAAAGATGTGCTGGCTGACTTTATGGCTGGTCCACACAACAGCGCTGGTGAAGCCTTATATACCAACATGCAGTACGATGCGGGTTTAGGTACTAACAATGTTATGGCGTGGTTCTATGGCGCAGCTTTCCACTTGTCAGTACCGTCAGTGTCAAGTGTATTTACCACGCCACCAACTTGGTTAAATGGCACGACGGCAGAGCTGTACGACTATGTTACTCACTTCTCTGCCGATACTGATGCCGCCACCATTTATGCCGAAGATGGCGATTACACCGAAGCGTCTATGACCTTTATGCCACCGGTTGATCCAAGCGATATGGGCACACTGCGTGACCGTGGCGCTAAACTGATCGCCGTACATGGCACCTCTGATCCTGTGTTCTACGCACAAGACACCATTAACTGGTACAACGATCTGCAAAAAGCTAACACCAACGAAGCGGGTGAGTTTGCGCGCTTGTACTTGGTGCCAGGCATGAACCACTGTGGTTACGGCCCTGCAACCGATAAGTTCGATGCATTAGATAAGCTGGTCACTTGGGTTGAAGAAGGTAAAGCACCAGAAGAAATTGTGGCTTCCGCCCGTGAAAACAACGCAGAACTGCCTGCGGATTGGTCGACTACACGTACTCGCCCATTGTGCCCATACCCAGAAATCGCAACTTACAACGGTACTGGCAGCATCGAAGATGCGGCGAGCTTCAGCTGTAAAGCGGCTGAGTAA
- the yjeH gene encoding L-methionine/branched-chain amino acid transporter, with protein sequence MTATSGTIGRWQGAGLMATTLLGTGVFILPQMTIDIAGAGALLAWGLLTLAIIPIALVFARLGSKYAHAAGPAYFVEQAFGRLLGRAIGLCFLLIVPIGAPAAILMTMQFINALVPISGWVEVSCELAVLLLLLVVNLRGIQVSAKAQLLLTLAMAAVVIAMCLSGIIHPALDGGLQRADVEIPTMLKAFGIAFWSFLGIEAMTHLSADFRRPAQDLVPAMMTGTVLVGAIYLACSWLLLQTDTDAPVAMMGAFDTLLGGYGAAVIGGLGIASGLATVNVYSASVARLLCSFSEQGILPGWFKQRNQYQVPVRALAIVLLVMAGVIVINYVADVSLEQLLSWANGVFVGIYLLSMLAALKLLDKSARPLALFSSTVCLLLAYSLGSAMIYAIVLLVVLLVLLWWQQRIKQRRAPTQHPC encoded by the coding sequence ATGACTGCAACTTCAGGAACCATCGGCCGCTGGCAGGGCGCCGGACTTATGGCCACCACGCTCTTGGGCACAGGTGTATTTATTCTGCCGCAGATGACCATTGATATCGCGGGCGCAGGGGCGCTATTGGCCTGGGGCTTATTAACCTTGGCCATTATTCCCATCGCCCTAGTGTTTGCGCGCCTTGGCAGCAAATACGCCCATGCGGCTGGCCCAGCTTATTTTGTCGAACAGGCATTTGGCCGCTTACTTGGGCGAGCCATCGGACTGTGTTTTCTGTTGATTGTACCGATTGGCGCGCCCGCCGCTATTCTGATGACCATGCAGTTTATCAACGCCTTGGTGCCGATTTCCGGTTGGGTAGAAGTGAGTTGCGAGCTGGCAGTATTGCTGTTGCTGTTGGTGGTCAATTTGCGCGGTATTCAAGTGTCTGCTAAAGCGCAATTGCTGCTGACCTTGGCGATGGCGGCGGTGGTTATCGCCATGTGTCTATCTGGCATTATCCATCCGGCGCTTGATGGCGGTTTGCAACGCGCCGATGTTGAAATCCCGACCATGCTCAAGGCGTTTGGTATCGCCTTTTGGAGTTTTCTCGGGATTGAGGCGATGACCCATCTGTCGGCGGATTTTCGTCGTCCTGCGCAAGATCTGGTGCCGGCGATGATGACCGGCACTGTGCTGGTGGGCGCTATCTATTTGGCGTGTAGTTGGTTGCTGTTGCAAACCGACACCGATGCGCCAGTGGCGATGATGGGCGCGTTTGATACCTTGCTTGGGGGTTATGGTGCGGCAGTGATTGGCGGATTGGGGATTGCGTCTGGGCTGGCAACGGTTAACGTTTACAGCGCCAGTGTTGCGCGTTTGCTGTGCAGTTTTAGTGAGCAGGGTATTTTGCCCGGTTGGTTTAAACAGCGGAATCAATATCAAGTGCCGGTGCGCGCGTTGGCCATAGTCTTACTGGTGATGGCAGGCGTCATCGTGATCAACTATGTTGCTGATGTCAGCTTGGAGCAGCTGCTCTCATGGGCGAACGGTGTGTTTGTCGGTATCTATCTGTTGTCGATGTTAGCGGCGCTCAAGCTGCTTGATAAATCGGCTCGGCCATTAGCTTTATTCAGTAGCACTGTGTGTTTGTTGCTGGCCTATTCGCTTGGTAGTGCGATGATCTACGCCATAGTTTTGTTGGTGGTGCTGTTGGTTTTGCTGTGGTGGCAACAACGGATTAAACAACGCCGCGCCCCCACGCAACATCCTTGTTAG
- a CDS encoding GIY-YIG nuclease family protein, translating to MTEAVNTVEVADNNAGKSDSMASQSVSQTTQVWYLYMIRCRDGELYTGVTTDVARRVSEHQAGGAKAAKYLRGRAPLQLAYQECIGDKRTAHQREWQVKQLTRAQKLSLIAAQQANC from the coding sequence ATGACTGAAGCGGTAAACACGGTTGAGGTGGCTGATAACAATGCAGGCAAGAGTGACAGCATGGCGTCTCAGTCCGTCAGCCAAACGACCCAAGTATGGTATCTGTATATGATCCGCTGCCGCGATGGCGAGTTATATACCGGAGTAACGACCGATGTGGCGCGGCGCGTTAGCGAGCATCAAGCCGGTGGCGCCAAGGCGGCAAAATATCTGCGTGGCCGAGCGCCGCTGCAGTTAGCCTATCAAGAATGTATTGGTGATAAACGCACCGCCCATCAACGTGAGTGGCAGGTGAAACAGCTGACGCGGGCACAAAAGCTCTCATTAATTGCAGCGCAGCAAGCCAATTGTTAA
- the ribB gene encoding 3,4-dihydroxy-2-butanone-4-phosphate synthase translates to MNQSLLTAFGNPLERVENALAALRDGNGVLVVDDEDRENEGDMIFAAETLTTSQMALLIREGSGIVCLCLTDERANQLNLAPMVQDNSSQFGTPFTVSIEAKHGVTTGVSATDRVSTIKTAIADNAKPDDLARPGHVFPLRAQANGVFARRGHTEATIDLMKLAGLKPAGVLCEVTNEDGTMARLPGIIAFGERHNMPVLSIEDIVAYRQSLLAAAV, encoded by the coding sequence ATGAATCAGTCTCTACTTACAGCTTTTGGTAACCCGCTTGAACGGGTAGAAAACGCGCTTGCCGCATTACGTGACGGTAATGGGGTGCTGGTGGTCGACGATGAAGACCGCGAAAACGAAGGCGATATGATTTTTGCCGCCGAAACCCTGACGACCAGCCAAATGGCACTGTTAATCCGCGAAGGCAGCGGCATTGTTTGTTTGTGTTTAACCGATGAACGCGCCAACCAACTCAACTTAGCCCCGATGGTACAAGATAACTCCAGCCAATTTGGCACCCCGTTTACCGTAAGCATTGAAGCCAAACATGGGGTGACGACTGGCGTTTCTGCCACCGATCGGGTCTCCACCATCAAAACCGCGATTGCTGATAACGCCAAACCCGACGACTTAGCCCGTCCAGGCCATGTGTTCCCACTGCGCGCTCAAGCCAACGGTGTATTTGCTCGCCGTGGTCATACTGAAGCCACCATCGATTTGATGAAACTGGCGGGGCTCAAACCTGCTGGCGTACTGTGTGAAGTTACCAATGAAGATGGCACGATGGCGCGTCTGCCCGGCATTATCGCCTTTGGTGAACGCCACAATATGCCGGTACTGAGCATTGAAGATATTGTGGCTTACCGCCAATCGCTATTGGCTGCCGCTGTTTAG
- the moeB gene encoding molybdopterin-synthase adenylyltransferase MoeB yields MDEILSDSELMRYSRQISLKGMDIDGQELLKQARVLMIGAGGLGCTAALYLTVAGIGHLTLVDFDTVDVSNLQRQVLHTDANVGQAKVDSAKASLLQHNPHLSIDTINAVLDDPEIDALVAQHTIVVDCTDNLMVRNQLNQACFNHKVPLVSAAAIRMEGLITVFNYQAEQPCYHCFSSLFGEQQLSCVEAGILAPVVGMMGCLEATEAIKVITGMGKPLYGRILMVDAMTMEFREMKLPKQPNCAVCSQ; encoded by the coding sequence ATGGATGAGATCCTGTCTGACAGTGAACTGATGCGCTACAGCCGTCAGATCTCCCTCAAAGGAATGGACATTGACGGGCAGGAGTTGCTCAAACAGGCGCGAGTATTGATGATCGGTGCCGGTGGTCTAGGATGTACTGCGGCCTTGTATCTGACCGTTGCGGGCATCGGCCACCTTACCTTGGTAGATTTTGATACGGTTGATGTGTCTAACTTGCAACGGCAAGTGCTGCATACCGACGCGAATGTCGGTCAGGCCAAGGTGGATTCTGCCAAAGCCAGTTTGCTGCAGCATAATCCTCATTTGAGCATCGACACTATTAACGCGGTACTTGATGACCCCGAGATCGATGCCTTAGTGGCGCAGCACACTATCGTGGTGGATTGCACCGACAACCTGATGGTACGCAACCAGCTAAATCAGGCCTGCTTTAATCACAAGGTGCCGTTAGTCTCGGCGGCGGCGATCCGCATGGAAGGCTTAATCACTGTATTCAACTATCAAGCCGAACAACCTTGTTATCACTGTTTCTCCAGCTTGTTTGGTGAGCAGCAGTTAAGCTGCGTTGAAGCGGGGATTCTCGCCCCCGTGGTTGGCATGATGGGCTGCCTCGAAGCGACGGAAGCTATCAAGGTGATCACTGGCATGGGCAAACCGCTGTATGGCCGGATTTTGATGGTTGATGCGATGACTATGGAGTTTCGCGAGATGAAGCTGCCCAAGCAGCCAAATTGCGCGGTGTGTAGTCAGTAG
- a CDS encoding carboxymuconolactone decarboxylase family protein: MKSDFTPREQAIIPIAAHTANGEIEQLQASLNAGLDAGLTVNEIKEVLVQMYAYTGFPRSLNALGTFMKVLEERKSKGINDTEGTAGTPIPTGKSSLEIGGANQTKLIGQEVKGALFDFAPAIDEYLKAHLFGDIFERGVLSWQDREIATIAALANVKGLNSQLGSHYFISMNNGITPAQLKTFVEQMRKACGDDVANNAAAVLDQVLAAIAKK; the protein is encoded by the coding sequence ATGAAATCTGATTTTACCCCAAGAGAACAAGCGATTATTCCTATTGCCGCTCACACAGCCAACGGGGAAATTGAACAGCTGCAAGCGAGCTTAAATGCTGGCCTAGATGCAGGGCTGACCGTTAATGAAATTAAAGAAGTGTTGGTACAAATGTATGCCTACACCGGTTTTCCACGCAGCTTAAATGCGCTCGGCACCTTTATGAAAGTGCTCGAAGAACGTAAAAGCAAAGGGATTAACGATACTGAAGGCACAGCCGGCACCCCAATCCCGACGGGTAAATCTAGCCTAGAAATTGGTGGCGCCAACCAAACCAAATTGATCGGTCAAGAAGTGAAAGGCGCGCTGTTTGATTTCGCTCCTGCCATTGATGAATACCTTAAAGCGCACCTGTTCGGTGATATTTTTGAGCGTGGTGTGTTGTCATGGCAAGACCGTGAAATTGCCACCATTGCCGCACTGGCGAACGTGAAAGGCCTGAACAGCCAATTGGGCTCCCACTACTTTATCAGCATGAACAACGGCATTACGCCAGCACAACTGAAAACCTTCGTTGAGCAGATGCGTAAAGCTTGTGGTGACGACGTTGCCAATAATGCTGCCGCAGTATTGGATCAGGTACTGGCCGCAATCGCTAAAAAATAA
- a CDS encoding S9 family peptidase, producing MKQIRPFGLIALSLWLCGCANTMKAEQPVVPPVANKIPHQLTIHGVTRTDDYYWLRDDSRSDPKVLEYLKQENNYTAEKLKPFNGLKAKLFDEMTARLNPAESSAPYKWHSHWYSRRYEAGKEYPLLERADSLNGPAQLLLDSNERAQGHEFYTLGDVTLSPNEQLMAFAEDTLSRRIYTVQIKDLNSGKLLDDVLQNVDGAGLAWSKDNRYLFYIAKDPQTLLGYQVFRHKLGTPQTQDQLVYEEKDDTYYISLGSSLDESRIVLSCESTTTSEVLVLDSSAPLGNFQVVTPREEGIEYQIVKHGNDYYILTNWQADNFRLMKVNTAYASDKRKWQEVIPHNPDVLLEEVLVLDNFLILQTRENGLTHVVVYPAANPNNGYELRFDDPAYVVGLGVNLNQHARELRVRYSSPTTPDSTYLYDLDQPGKRTLIKQRQVLGGFDRRNYQSERLRITARDGTLVPVTLVYRKDKFRHDGTNPLYVYGYGSYGIVIDPDFDDAVISLLDRGVVYAIAHVRGSETLGRAWYEDGKLLHKQNTFNDFEDVTRGLVAEKYAAAGKVVAAGGSAGGLLMGAVANQAPELYLAIAAHVPFVDVVTTMLDESIPLTTNEYDEWGNPNQQSYFDYMLSYSPYDNVKRQAYPNLLVTSGLHDSQVQYFEPAKWVAKLRDYKTDDNLLLLNMDMEAGHGGKSGRYRRYEDTALEYAFFLKLLGIND from the coding sequence ATGAAACAGATACGCCCCTTTGGACTGATAGCCTTATCTTTATGGCTGTGTGGATGTGCAAATACCATGAAAGCAGAGCAACCGGTTGTCCCACCTGTGGCCAACAAAATTCCCCATCAGCTGACGATTCACGGCGTGACCCGTACTGATGACTACTATTGGCTGCGTGATGATAGCCGTTCAGATCCTAAGGTGCTGGAGTACCTGAAGCAGGAAAACAACTACACCGCAGAAAAGCTCAAACCTTTTAATGGGCTGAAAGCGAAGCTGTTTGACGAGATGACCGCACGGCTCAATCCGGCCGAAAGTTCAGCGCCTTATAAGTGGCATAGCCATTGGTATTCACGTCGCTATGAAGCCGGTAAAGAATACCCCTTATTAGAACGGGCAGATTCACTCAATGGCCCGGCGCAACTGCTTCTCGACAGTAATGAGCGCGCCCAAGGCCACGAGTTTTACACCTTAGGCGATGTCACTCTCAGCCCAAATGAACAGCTGATGGCCTTTGCTGAAGATACCCTCAGTCGCCGCATCTACACAGTGCAGATTAAAGACCTGAACTCCGGCAAGTTGCTGGACGACGTGCTGCAAAATGTCGATGGAGCCGGCTTGGCATGGAGCAAAGATAATCGCTATCTGTTCTACATCGCCAAAGATCCGCAAACCTTACTCGGCTATCAAGTGTTCCGCCACAAGTTGGGCACACCGCAAACCCAAGACCAACTGGTGTATGAAGAAAAAGATGATACCTATTACATCAGCCTTGGCAGCAGTTTAGATGAAAGCCGCATCGTACTGTCCTGTGAAAGTACCACCACCAGCGAAGTGCTGGTGCTCGATAGCAGCGCGCCGCTCGGCAATTTTCAGGTAGTCACCCCTCGTGAAGAAGGAATTGAATATCAAATCGTTAAGCACGGGAATGACTACTATATTTTAACCAACTGGCAGGCGGACAACTTCCGCTTGATGAAGGTCAACACCGCGTATGCCAGCGACAAGCGCAAGTGGCAAGAGGTGATCCCGCACAATCCTGATGTGCTGCTTGAAGAAGTGCTGGTGCTGGATAACTTCCTCATTCTGCAAACGCGCGAAAATGGCCTCACCCATGTGGTGGTCTACCCTGCCGCGAACCCGAACAATGGTTATGAACTGCGGTTTGACGATCCAGCGTATGTGGTCGGCCTTGGCGTGAACCTCAATCAACATGCGCGCGAGTTGCGCGTGCGCTACTCCAGCCCTACCACGCCAGACTCAACCTATCTGTACGATTTAGACCAGCCGGGCAAACGCACGCTGATCAAACAACGCCAAGTGCTGGGCGGCTTTGATCGCCGCAATTATCAAAGCGAGCGGCTGCGGATTACCGCCCGCGATGGCACGTTAGTCCCGGTCACTCTGGTGTATCGCAAAGATAAATTCCGCCACGATGGCACTAACCCACTCTATGTCTACGGTTATGGTTCTTACGGCATCGTCATCGACCCCGACTTTGATGATGCAGTCATCAGTTTGCTCGACCGCGGTGTGGTGTACGCGATTGCTCATGTGCGTGGCAGCGAAACCCTTGGCCGGGCGTGGTATGAAGACGGCAAGCTGCTGCACAAGCAAAACACCTTCAATGACTTTGAAGATGTCACCCGTGGCTTAGTGGCTGAGAAATACGCTGCGGCAGGCAAAGTTGTGGCAGCAGGTGGCAGTGCCGGTGGCTTGTTGATGGGCGCAGTCGCCAACCAAGCGCCCGAGCTGTATCTCGCCATCGCTGCCCATGTACCATTTGTGGATGTGGTGACCACCATGCTGGATGAGTCAATTCCGCTCACCACCAATGAGTATGACGAGTGGGGTAATCCAAATCAGCAAAGCTATTTTGATTACATGCTGAGTTACTCTCCATACGACAATGTTAAGCGCCAAGCCTACCCCAACTTGTTGGTGACTAGTGGCCTGCACGACTCACAAGTGCAGTACTTTGAACCGGCCAAGTGGGTAGCGAAACTGCGCGATTACAAAACCGATGACAATCTGCTGCTACTCAATATGGATATGGAAGCAGGCCACGGCGGCAAGAGTGGCCGTTATCGCCGTTATGAAGATACCGCGTTGGAATATGCCTTCTTCTTAAAACTGTTGGGCATTAATGACTGA